The following proteins come from a genomic window of Natronosalvus vescus:
- a CDS encoding AMP-dependent synthetase/ligase: MEWRESERQFDDEVLEVDTLGQMFAKTVERNNGKPAQRYKGGIYDRSLAGVAFDPAPTGDYAMLTYDEMGAIVNTLAAGFRDLGVAAGDRVAMFAGTRLEWAQSDFALLSAGAVVTTVYRSSSSRQVRYLLEDPGATGVVVENEELLKRVLEVEDDLDLEFIVSMDDLEGYDDRDDIVTLAEVYARGEGGEDAVEDWLEERTPDDLASLIYTSGTTGQPKGVELTHRNFRTNVNQVYRRYGPRPGKPAGSPSIDGDTQTVSFLPLAHVFERTAGHFVMFAAGGCVAYAESSDTLKEDFQLVGPTTATSVPRVYEKIYDAIREQASESSVKERIFHWATDVSRDYYRADSPGTGLKLKMKIADKLVFSQVKEALGGNVEFLVSGGGTLSAELCTLYHGMGLPIYEGYGLTETSPVVTTNPPEEPKIGTIGVPVLDCELKVDKTVVPEESTSTTVGETGELLVQGPHVARGYWNKPEKTAEAFFEDEDGRWFRTGDIVTIRSDGYLVFHERSKQMLVLSTGKNVAPAPIEDSFAQSQVVEQCMVVGDGEKFVGALIVPNFQYLRDVLELADDERIVDSEAAHELVQAEVDAVNEDFEKHEQIKQFQLVSEEFTEENEMLTPTMKKKRRVILEKFNQEVADIYPERSADTPTEPAD; the protein is encoded by the coding sequence ATGGAGTGGCGGGAATCCGAACGACAGTTCGACGACGAGGTGCTCGAGGTGGACACGCTTGGCCAGATGTTCGCGAAAACGGTCGAGCGAAACAACGGGAAACCTGCCCAGCGATATAAAGGCGGCATCTACGACCGATCGCTCGCGGGGGTCGCGTTCGATCCGGCCCCCACCGGCGACTACGCGATGCTTACCTACGACGAGATGGGCGCGATCGTCAACACGCTGGCTGCGGGCTTTCGCGACCTCGGCGTCGCGGCAGGCGACCGGGTCGCGATGTTCGCCGGCACACGCCTGGAGTGGGCTCAGTCGGACTTCGCCCTGCTCTCGGCGGGCGCGGTCGTCACGACGGTGTATCGAAGCTCCTCATCCCGGCAGGTGCGATACCTGCTCGAGGATCCCGGTGCGACCGGCGTCGTCGTCGAGAACGAGGAACTGCTCAAGCGGGTGCTCGAGGTGGAGGACGACCTCGACCTCGAGTTCATCGTCTCGATGGACGACCTCGAGGGGTACGACGACCGCGACGACATCGTGACGCTCGCGGAGGTCTACGCACGCGGCGAGGGCGGCGAGGACGCCGTGGAAGACTGGCTCGAGGAGCGAACGCCGGACGACCTGGCGAGTCTGATCTACACGAGCGGGACGACTGGCCAGCCGAAGGGGGTCGAGTTGACCCACCGCAACTTCCGGACGAACGTCAATCAGGTGTACCGTCGGTACGGGCCGCGGCCGGGGAAGCCGGCGGGGTCGCCGTCGATCGATGGCGACACCCAGACCGTCTCGTTCCTGCCGCTGGCGCACGTCTTCGAGCGGACGGCCGGTCACTTCGTGATGTTCGCCGCTGGCGGCTGTGTCGCCTACGCCGAGAGTTCCGACACGCTCAAGGAGGACTTCCAGCTCGTCGGCCCGACGACGGCGACGAGCGTCCCGCGCGTGTACGAGAAGATCTACGACGCCATCCGCGAGCAGGCCAGCGAGTCGTCGGTCAAAGAGCGGATCTTCCACTGGGCGACCGACGTGAGCCGGGACTACTACCGTGCGGACAGCCCGGGAACGGGCCTGAAACTCAAGATGAAGATCGCGGACAAACTCGTCTTCTCGCAGGTCAAAGAGGCCCTGGGCGGCAACGTGGAGTTCCTCGTCAGCGGCGGCGGAACGCTCTCGGCGGAGCTGTGTACGCTGTATCACGGGATGGGCCTGCCCATCTACGAGGGGTACGGCCTGACCGAGACGTCGCCGGTCGTCACGACGAACCCTCCCGAGGAGCCAAAAATCGGCACCATCGGCGTCCCCGTCCTCGATTGTGAGCTCAAAGTCGACAAAACCGTCGTCCCCGAGGAGAGCACCTCGACTACCGTCGGCGAGACCGGCGAGTTGCTCGTCCAGGGGCCACACGTGGCCAGAGGCTACTGGAATAAACCCGAAAAGACCGCCGAGGCCTTTTTCGAGGACGAGGACGGGCGCTGGTTCCGCACCGGTGACATCGTCACCATCCGTTCGGACGGCTACCTCGTCTTCCACGAGCGCTCGAAACAGATGCTCGTGCTCTCGACGGGTAAAAACGTCGCCCCGGCACCGATCGAGGACAGCTTCGCCCAGAGCCAGGTGGTCGAACAGTGCATGGTCGTCGGCGACGGCGAGAAGTTCGTCGGCGCGCTCATCGTTCCCAATTTCCAGTACCTGCGGGACGTACTCGAGCTCGCGGACGACGAACGGATCGTCGACAGCGAGGCGGCTCACGAGCTGGTGCAGGCCGAAGTCGACGCCGTCAACGAGGACTTCGAGAAACACGAGCAGATCAAGCAGTTCCAGCTGGTTTCCGAGGAGTTCACCGAGGAAAACGAGATGCTAACGCCGACGATGAAGAAGAAGCGCCGGGTGATCCTCGAGAAATTCAACCAGGAGGTCGCCGACATCTACCCGGAGCGGTCGGCCGACACGCCGACAGAGCCGGCTGACTGA